In Zea mays cultivar B73 chromosome 7, Zm-B73-REFERENCE-NAM-5.0, whole genome shotgun sequence, the following proteins share a genomic window:
- the LOC103632020 gene encoding ABC transporter F family member 4, which produces MGRKDTSSSSAAAGGGKKEKPMSVSAMLASMDAPAAKPKSSKSAAPSKAKAKPSKAPASSYMGDIDLPPSDDEDQEEAQLAAAKPKPARAAVDLSAGAAPSHKDAKKKDKREAVAAAAAEAARQEALRDDRDAFSVVIGARVPGSSAADGTVDDNVRDVVLENFSVSARGKELLKSASLRISHGRRYGLVGPNGMGKSTLLKLLAWRQVPVPRNIDVLLVEQEIIGDDRSALEAVVAADEELTALQAEQARLEASNDADDNERLVEVYEKLNLVGSDVARARASKILAGLGFDQAMQARSTKSFSGGWRMRISLARALFMQPTLLLLDEPTNHLDLRAVLWLEEYLCSQWKKTLIVVSHDRDFLNTVCNEIIHLHDKSLHVYRGNFNDFESGYEQKRKEMNRKFEVYEKQMKAARKSGSKAAQDKVKGQALSKAAKEAAKNKGKGKSAADDDDDQKQVAVPRKWRDYSVEFHFPEPTELTPPLLQLIEVGFSYPGRPDFKLSGVDVGIDMGTRVAIVGPNGAGKSTLLNLLAGDLIPTEGEARRSQKLRIGRYSQHFVDLLTMEENAVQYLLRLHPDQEGMSKAEAVRAKLGKFGLPGHNHLTPIVKLSGGQKARVVFTSISMSQPHILLLDEPTNHLDMQSIDALADALDEFTGGVVLVSHDSRLISRVCEDEQRSEIWVVEDGTVNRYDGTFEDYKDELMEEIKKEVEE; this is translated from the coding sequence atgggAAGAAAGGACACCTCGTCCTCCTCCGCGGCCGCCGGCGGCGGGAAAAAGGAGAAACCTATGTCGGTGTCAGCCATGCTCGCCTCCATGGACGCCCCCGCGGCGAAGCCCAAGTCCTCCAAGTCGGCGGCGCCGTCCAAGGCCAAGGCGAAGCCCTCCAAGGCGCCGGCGTCCTCGTACATGGGCGACATCGACCTGCccccctccgacgacgaggaccaaGAGGAGGCCCAGCTCGCCGCCGCCAAGCCCAAGCCGGCCCGCGCCGCCGTCGACCTCAGCGCCGGCGCTGCGCCGTCGCACAAGGACGCCAAGAAGAAGGACAAGCGCGAGGCCGTGGCGGCCGCAGCCGCCGAGGCCGCCAGGCAGGAGGCGCTGCGCGACGACCGCGACGCCTTCTCCGTCGTCATCGGCGCGCGCGTCCCGGGCTCCTCCGCCGCCGACGGCACCGTCGACGACAACGTCAGGGACGTCGTGCTCGAGAACTTCTCCGTCTCCGCGCGCGGGAAGGAGCTGCTCAAGAGCGCCTCCCTCCGGATCTCGCACGGCCGCAGGTACGGCCTCGTCGGCCCCAACGGCATGGGCAAGTCCACCCTGCTCAAGCTCCTGGCCTGGCGCCAGGTCCCCGTGCCGCGGAACATCGATGTCCTGCTCGTCGAGCAGGAGATCATCGGCGATGACCGCTCGGCCCTCGAGGCCGtggtcgccgccgacgaggagctCACCGCCCTCCAGGCCGAGCAGGCGAGGCTTGAGGCCTCTAATGATGCTGATGACAACGAGCGGCTTGTGGAGGTGTATGAGAAGCTGAATCTCGTGGGCTCTGACGTCGCCCGTGCCCGAGCGTCCAAGATTCTTGCGGGGCTGGGGTTTGATCAGGCGATGCAGGCCAGATCCACAAAGTCCTTCAGTGGTGGCTGGAGGATGCGTATTTCGCTTGCCCGTGCGCTCTTCATGCAGCCAACTCTGCTGCTGCTCGATGAGCCGACTAATCACCTGGATCTGCGCGCTGTGCTATGGCTGGAGGAATACTTGTGCTCCCAGTGGAAGAAGACATTGATTGTTGTTTCCCATGACCGTGACTTCCTGAATACAGTGTGCAATGAGATCATACACTTGCATGATAAAAGTCTTCATGTGTACCGTGGAAATTTTAATGATTTTGAGAGTGGGTATgagcagaaaaggaaggagatgaaCCGAAAGTTCGAGGTGTATGAGAAGCAGATGAAAGCGGCCAGGAAGTCTGGGAGCAAGGCCGCACAGGATAAGGTTAAGGGCCAGGCGCTATCAAAGGCTGCTAAAGAGGCCGCCAAGAACAAGGGGAAAGGGAAGAGTGCTGCAGATGACGATGATGACCAGAAACAGGTAGCTGTGCCGCGGAAGTGGCGTGACTACAGTGTTGAGTTCCATTTCCCAGAGCCTACAGAGCTCACACCACCTCTCCTTCAGCTCATTGAGGTAGGGTTTAGCTACCCTGGTAGGCCAGACTTCAAACTCTCAGGTGTTGATGTTGGCATTGATATGGGAACACGTGTAGCTATTGTTGGGCCCAATGGAGCTGGGAAGTCTACGCTGCTTAATTTACTTGCGGGTGATCTTATCCCAACAGAAGGGGAGGCAAGGAGGAGCCAGAAGCTGAGGATTGGACGATACTCGCAGCATTTTGTTGACTTGCTGACAATGGAGGAAAATGCAGTTCAATATTTGTTGAGGCTCCACCCAGATCAGGAGGGAATGAGCAAAGCAGAGGCTGTCCGTGCTAAGCTCGGGAAGTTTGGGTTACCTGGACACAACCATCTCACTCCAATTGTCAAATTATCTGGCGGGCAGAAGGCCCGAGTTGTGTTCACTTCTATATCAATGTCTCAACCTCACATACTCCTGCTTGACGAGCCAACGAATCACTTGGACATGCAAAGTATCGATGCATTGGCAGACGCGCTGGATGAATTCACTGGAGGTGTCGTCTTGGTTAGCCATGACTCACGATTGATATCTCGTGTTTGTGAGGATGAGCAAAGGAGCGAGATATGGGTTGTGGAGGATGGGACTGTGAACAGATATGATGGCACATTTGAGGATTACAAGGATGAACTCATGGAAGAAATAAAGAAGGAAGTTGAAGAATAA